In one window of Maribacter sp. BPC-D8 DNA:
- the uvrB gene encoding excinuclease ABC subunit UvrB has product MKFKVVSDFKPTGDQPNAIKELVKGINDKEKYQTLLGVTGSGKTFTVANVIEEVQKPTLLLAHNKTLAAQLYSEFKQFFPDNAVEYFVSYYDYYQPEAFIPTSGVYIEKDLSINEDIEKLRLSTTSSLLSGRRDVIVIASVSCLYGIGNPVEFQKNVISIKKDQVIARTKLMHLLVQSLYSRTMAEFKNGNFRVKGDVVDVFPSYADHAYRIHFFGDEIEEIEAFDPFNNNIIEVYETLTIYPANMFVTSKDVLQNAIHSIQNDLIKQIDYFKEIGKPLEAKRLEERTNFDLEMIRELGYCSGIENYSRYLDGREPGTRPFCLLDYFPDDYLMVIDESHVTIPQVHAMYGGDRSRKVNLVDYGFRLPAAMDNRPLKFEEFEALQNQVLYVSATPADYELQLSQGVFVEQVIRPTGLLDPIIEVRPSLNQIDDLVEEIHIRVEKDERTLVTTLTKRMAEELAKYMDRINIRCRYIHSDVDTLERVEIMQDLRKGIFDVLIGVNLLREGLDLPEVSLVVILDADKEGFLRSNRSLTQTVGRAARNLNGRAIMYADKVTASMQKTIDETNYRRQKQIQYNTDHNLTPKALNKSLDSVLSKNSVSTYHFIKEELRAAEPDMDYLTKEQIEKLIKDKRKAMEKAAKELDFMQAAKLRDEIKSLQEQE; this is encoded by the coding sequence ATGAAATTCAAAGTAGTATCAGACTTCAAACCCACTGGGGATCAACCAAATGCCATTAAAGAATTGGTAAAAGGTATAAATGACAAGGAAAAATATCAGACATTATTAGGTGTAACCGGTTCTGGTAAAACATTTACAGTAGCCAATGTTATTGAAGAAGTTCAAAAACCGACACTTTTATTAGCGCACAACAAAACCTTGGCAGCCCAGTTATATTCGGAGTTCAAGCAGTTTTTTCCAGATAATGCGGTAGAGTATTTTGTATCCTACTACGACTATTATCAGCCAGAGGCATTTATACCCACAAGTGGTGTTTACATTGAAAAAGATCTTTCGATTAATGAAGATATTGAGAAATTACGTCTTAGTACGACCTCTTCTTTATTGTCAGGTAGAAGAGATGTAATCGTTATCGCTTCGGTTTCTTGCTTATATGGTATTGGTAACCCCGTTGAATTTCAGAAAAATGTCATCTCCATAAAAAAAGATCAAGTTATTGCTAGAACCAAGCTAATGCACCTATTAGTGCAATCGCTCTATTCTAGAACAATGGCAGAGTTTAAAAACGGTAATTTCAGGGTGAAAGGTGACGTTGTAGACGTTTTTCCTAGTTATGCTGACCATGCCTATAGAATTCATTTTTTTGGCGATGAAATTGAAGAAATTGAAGCTTTCGACCCATTTAATAATAATATTATAGAAGTTTACGAGACACTTACTATTTACCCAGCAAATATGTTCGTGACCTCTAAAGATGTTTTACAGAATGCCATTCATAGCATACAAAATGATTTGATAAAACAGATAGACTACTTCAAAGAAATTGGAAAGCCACTAGAAGCAAAAAGATTAGAAGAGCGTACCAATTTTGATTTAGAAATGATACGTGAACTTGGGTATTGCTCAGGTATAGAAAACTACTCTAGATATTTAGATGGTCGAGAGCCAGGTACAAGACCTTTTTGTTTGTTAGATTATTTCCCCGATGATTATTTAATGGTTATTGATGAAAGTCATGTTACCATACCCCAAGTACATGCCATGTATGGCGGTGACCGTTCTAGAAAAGTAAATTTGGTTGATTATGGTTTTCGTTTACCTGCTGCCATGGACAACAGACCTCTAAAGTTTGAAGAGTTTGAAGCGTTACAAAATCAGGTTTTATATGTAAGTGCAACACCCGCAGATTACGAATTGCAATTGAGTCAAGGGGTATTTGTTGAGCAAGTAATTAGACCAACCGGACTTTTAGACCCTATAATTGAAGTAAGACCAAGCCTTAACCAAATTGATGATTTGGTAGAAGAAATTCATATTCGTGTTGAAAAAGATGAACGGACTTTAGTTACCACTTTGACAAAAAGAATGGCAGAAGAGTTGGCTAAATATATGGACAGAATCAATATTCGATGTAGATATATTCATAGTGATGTTGACACTTTAGAGCGTGTAGAAATCATGCAAGATTTGCGAAAAGGTATTTTTGATGTACTTATCGGAGTGAATTTATTACGAGAAGGATTAGACTTACCAGAGGTTTCTTTAGTGGTTATTTTAGATGCCGACAAAGAAGGGTTTTTACGCAGTAATAGATCGTTAACACAGACCGTTGGTAGAGCTGCAAGAAACTTAAATGGTCGTGCAATTATGTACGCAGATAAGGTAACGGCAAGTATGCAAAAAACCATCGACGAAACAAATTATAGAAGACAAAAACAGATACAATATAACACAGATCACAACCTTACTCCGAAAGCTTTGAACAAGAGTTTGGACAGTGTGCTTTCTAAGAACTCAGTCTCTACATATCACTTCATAAAAGAGGAGTTGAGAGCTGCCGAACCAGACATGGATTATCTTACCAAAGAGCAAATAGAGAAGCTCATAAAAGACAAAAGAAAGGCGATGGAAAAAGCTGCAAAAGAATTAGATTTTATGCAAGCAGCGAAGTTAAGAGACGAAATAAAGTCATTGCAGGAGCAAGAATAA
- a CDS encoding Hsp20/alpha crystallin family protein, which yields MSLTKKNDVLFPALMNEIFRPDWFGGTENSRSSLPAVNIKENEKDFELELFVPGRVKDDFKIEIDDTVLSISAEIKEEHKEVKENFTRKEFSISSFKRAFTLPETVATDKIEATYEGGVLKFNIPKKEEALPKPKRMIELK from the coding sequence ATGAGTTTAACAAAGAAAAATGACGTTTTGTTCCCAGCATTAATGAATGAGATTTTTAGACCAGATTGGTTTGGTGGAACTGAAAATTCACGTTCATCTTTACCAGCAGTAAACATAAAGGAAAATGAAAAAGATTTTGAATTAGAACTTTTTGTACCTGGTAGGGTGAAAGATGATTTTAAAATTGAAATTGATGATACGGTATTATCAATTTCTGCAGAAATTAAAGAAGAGCATAAAGAAGTGAAAGAAAATTTCACTCGTAAAGAGTTTAGTATTTCATCTTTTAAAAGAGCATTTACATTACCTGAGACAGTTGCGACAGATAAAATTGAAGCAACATATGAAGGCGGAGTTTTAAAATTTAATATTCCGAAAAAAGAAGAGGCTTTGCCAAAGCCAAAAAGAATGATTGAGTTAAAGTAA
- a CDS encoding DUF2254 domain-containing protein, whose amino-acid sequence MDRLINIFHQIRTRIAFYPTIISLAGLLLAFLMIYLEQKNISAYLIDVAPALVIDDTDTAKTILSTLIGGLISLTVFSFSMVMVLLNQASSNFSPRVLPGIISDQKHQIVLGLYIATILYNIFILISIEPTENSYQTPGFSVLLGIILVVVCLAAFIYFIHHISQAIQVGNILTAIHSRTKSEITSIIEEQEMNTFEFPNHEHWKKYEITETGYFYGILNDDLLELCKENSMKVIIQLYKGQFILDGTIGFKTEKPLNNELKKKITSTLLFSNEELIGENYIYGFRQISEIGVKAMSPGINDPGTALNTIDYLTSLFLNLMQKADFEYITDNEKENWTRIKCAKFSEVLFNVMATYRLYCKHDITVMRKLMHMLKTLTTHVVNSDQLEVIETEIDELRADANNNIENKRDLGKLDADFISWS is encoded by the coding sequence ATGGATAGACTAATCAACATTTTTCACCAAATACGAACCAGAATTGCCTTTTACCCAACTATTATATCCTTAGCAGGATTACTATTGGCATTTTTAATGATTTATCTAGAGCAAAAGAATATTTCTGCATATCTCATCGATGTAGCACCCGCATTAGTAATCGATGATACCGACACCGCTAAAACCATTTTAAGCACGCTCATAGGTGGTTTAATTTCCTTAACAGTATTTAGTTTCTCTATGGTTATGGTGTTATTAAATCAAGCTTCTAGTAACTTCTCGCCAAGAGTATTGCCCGGCATTATATCTGACCAAAAACATCAAATAGTATTAGGACTTTACATTGCTACTATACTTTACAACATATTCATTCTTATCTCTATTGAACCGACAGAGAATTCTTATCAAACTCCCGGGTTTTCGGTGTTATTGGGTATTATACTAGTAGTGGTATGTTTGGCTGCATTTATATACTTCATTCACCATATCTCACAAGCAATACAGGTAGGTAATATTCTAACAGCAATTCACTCTAGAACAAAATCTGAAATAACATCAATTATAGAAGAACAAGAGATGAATACCTTCGAGTTTCCAAATCATGAGCATTGGAAAAAATATGAAATTACCGAAACCGGTTATTTTTATGGAATACTTAACGATGATTTACTGGAGTTATGCAAAGAGAACTCAATGAAAGTTATCATTCAATTATATAAAGGGCAATTTATTTTAGATGGCACCATCGGGTTTAAAACTGAAAAACCTTTAAATAACGAATTAAAGAAAAAGATAACGAGCACACTACTTTTTAGTAACGAAGAACTTATCGGAGAAAACTACATTTATGGTTTTAGACAAATTTCTGAAATCGGCGTAAAGGCAATGTCACCAGGCATAAACGATCCCGGTACAGCTTTAAACACTATTGACTACCTAACTTCGCTCTTTTTAAATTTAATGCAAAAGGCAGATTTTGAATACATTACCGATAACGAAAAAGAAAATTGGACACGAATTAAATGTGCGAAATTTTCTGAAGTTTTATTTAATGTAATGGCGACCTATAGACTTTACTGCAAACATGATATTACGGTAATGCGAAAATTGATGCACATGCTAAAAACACTTACTACCCACGTGGTAAATTCTGATCAATTAGAAGTTATTGAGACAGAAATAGATGAATTAAGAGCAGATGCCAACAACAATATCGAGAACAAAAGAGATCTTGGTAAACTAGATGCCGACTTTATATCTTGGTCTTAA
- a CDS encoding TerB family tellurite resistance protein, protein MPTTKEKLSILSEMISFAKVNNEVKESEYDFLFSVAQQLEISKKTFDSLFTSNVEHIIPKSQSERLLQFHRLILLMNVDDDQDFNEVKRIYDIGLNMGLPPGAIQQVLSIMHKYPNKIVPPEVLISIFKAHYN, encoded by the coding sequence ATGCCTACTACTAAAGAAAAATTGAGTATTTTATCAGAAATGATTTCGTTTGCGAAAGTTAATAACGAGGTGAAAGAATCTGAGTATGATTTTCTTTTTTCGGTTGCCCAGCAATTAGAAATAAGTAAAAAGACTTTTGATAGTCTCTTTACTTCTAACGTTGAACATATAATTCCTAAATCACAATCAGAACGTTTATTGCAATTTCATAGGTTGATTTTGCTAATGAATGTCGATGATGATCAAGATTTTAATGAGGTCAAAAGAATTTATGATATCGGTTTAAACATGGGCTTACCACCAGGTGCAATTCAGCAGGTTCTTTCTATAATGCATAAGTACCCGAATAAAATAGTCCCACCAGAGGTATTAATTTCCATTTTCAAAGCTCATTATAATTAA
- a CDS encoding DUF1456 family protein, whose amino-acid sequence MTNNDIFKKLRVALKFRDDQIVEILQLVDFKISKSELGAFFRNEDHPNYMECGDQVLRNFLNGLVLQLRGTKDAPKIPGEVLLAMATSTKRPTEKDNDRKDFKTKQMNKVDTAVSAVKYKNKKKS is encoded by the coding sequence ATGACTAATAATGATATATTTAAAAAACTAAGAGTAGCGTTAAAATTCAGAGATGACCAAATCGTTGAGATTTTACAGCTTGTAGATTTTAAAATTTCTAAAAGTGAATTAGGTGCTTTCTTTAGAAATGAGGACCATCCTAATTATATGGAATGTGGAGATCAAGTGCTACGTAATTTCTTAAACGGATTGGTACTTCAACTACGCGGAACAAAAGATGCCCCTAAAATACCGGGAGAAGTTTTATTGGCTATGGCAACCAGCACCAAAAGACCTACCGAAAAAGACAATGACAGAAAAGACTTTAAAACGAAGCAGATGAACAAGGTAGATACTGCCGTTAGCGCTGTGAAGTATAAAAACAAGAAAAAATCTTAA
- the sucC gene encoding ADP-forming succinate--CoA ligase subunit beta → MNLHEYQGKEILASFGVRIQRGIVAQNAKEAVEAAKQLTAETGTGWHVIKAQVHAGGRGKGGGVKLAKNLKEVEEIANQIIGMNLITPQTSAEGKKVHQVLVAEDVYYPGESETSEFYMSVVLNRATGKNMIMYSTEGGMDIEEVAESTPHLIFTEEIDPATGLLGFQARKIAFNLGLSGTAFKEMTKFVASLYKAYVESDSNMFEINPVLKTSDDLIMAVDAKVSIDDNALYRRKKYADMRDLREENAIEVEAREVGLNYVDLDGNVGCMVNGAGLAMATMDLIKMAGGEPANFLDVGGTADAKRVEEAFRIILKDPNVKAILVNIFGGIVRCDRVAQGIVDAYKNMGDSIKVPIIVRLQGTNAEIAKEIIDNSGLAVQSAVQFQEAADKVKAVLA, encoded by the coding sequence ATGAACCTTCACGAATATCAAGGAAAAGAGATATTAGCAAGTTTTGGGGTGCGCATCCAAAGAGGAATAGTTGCCCAAAATGCAAAAGAGGCTGTTGAGGCTGCAAAGCAATTAACTGCTGAAACCGGAACTGGATGGCACGTTATTAAAGCGCAAGTACACGCAGGTGGTCGTGGTAAAGGTGGTGGTGTAAAATTAGCCAAGAACCTTAAAGAAGTAGAAGAGATAGCAAACCAGATTATTGGTATGAACTTAATTACACCGCAAACTTCTGCAGAGGGTAAAAAAGTACACCAAGTATTGGTTGCCGAAGATGTTTACTACCCAGGCGAAAGCGAAACTAGTGAATTCTATATGTCTGTTGTATTGAACAGAGCTACTGGTAAGAATATGATTATGTATTCTACAGAAGGTGGTATGGACATTGAAGAGGTTGCAGAAAGCACTCCGCACTTAATTTTTACAGAAGAAATTGATCCAGCTACAGGATTGTTAGGTTTTCAAGCAAGAAAAATTGCTTTTAACTTAGGTCTTTCAGGTACTGCGTTCAAAGAGATGACAAAATTCGTTGCATCATTATATAAGGCATATGTAGAAAGTGATTCTAATATGTTCGAAATTAACCCAGTATTAAAAACATCTGATGATTTGATCATGGCTGTTGATGCTAAGGTTTCTATCGATGATAATGCACTATACCGTAGAAAGAAGTATGCTGATATGCGTGATCTTAGAGAAGAGAATGCTATTGAAGTTGAAGCGAGAGAAGTTGGTCTTAACTATGTAGATCTTGACGGTAACGTTGGGTGTATGGTTAACGGTGCAGGTCTTGCAATGGCAACTATGGATTTAATTAAAATGGCAGGTGGTGAGCCAGCTAACTTCTTAGATGTTGGTGGTACTGCAGATGCTAAAAGAGTTGAAGAAGCATTTAGAATCATATTAAAAGACCCTAATGTAAAGGCAATTTTGGTCAATATATTCGGTGGTATCGTTCGTTGTGATCGTGTAGCACAAGGTATTGTTGATGCTTACAAGAATATGGGCGATTCAATAAAAGTGCCGATTATTGTAAGATTACAAGGTACTAATGCTGAAATAGCAAAAGAGATTATTGACAACTCTGGACTTGCAGTACAATCTGCTGTACAGTTTCAAGAGGCTGCAGATAAAGTAAAAGCTGTATTGGCTTAA
- a CDS encoding LON peptidase substrate-binding domain-containing protein has protein sequence MKLPLFPLQSIFFPGETVPLHVFEDRYKQLIQDCREEAITFGIPVFINNKMEYGVEVQLVEVVTTYETGEMDVVCVARQVFKLLAFDNIMENKLYSGGIVKLLEYDYEASEEKKQTIINGIEQLYAIMDVPYTKLNIKEFNSFTLAHKIGLSFEQEYQLLQIPTENDRLNFISLHLTSTITVLSEVNRTKKTIELNGHFKNFDPLDFKDLEI, from the coding sequence ATGAAATTACCTTTATTTCCATTACAGTCTATATTCTTTCCGGGTGAAACCGTACCGCTTCATGTTTTTGAAGATCGCTACAAACAACTAATACAAGATTGTAGAGAAGAAGCCATCACTTTTGGTATTCCGGTCTTTATAAATAATAAGATGGAATATGGAGTTGAGGTTCAGCTTGTAGAAGTGGTGACAACCTATGAAACCGGAGAGATGGATGTGGTCTGTGTAGCGAGGCAAGTATTTAAATTACTCGCTTTTGATAATATCATGGAAAATAAGCTTTATTCCGGTGGTATTGTAAAGTTGTTGGAATACGATTATGAAGCATCCGAAGAAAAAAAACAAACTATAATTAATGGTATAGAACAGTTATATGCTATTATGGACGTGCCATATACCAAACTCAATATAAAAGAATTCAATAGTTTTACCCTAGCGCACAAGATCGGATTGTCTTTTGAGCAAGAGTATCAACTATTACAAATACCCACAGAAAATGATCGACTTAATTTTATAAGTCTACATTTAACTTCTACGATTACTGTGTTGTCAGAAGTAAATAGAACCAAGAAAACAATCGAACTTAATGGTCATTTCAAAAACTTTGATCCTTTAGATTTTAAAGATTTAGAGATTTAG